Genomic window (Balnearium lithotrophicum):
GGTGGCCATAGTCGGAAGGCCAAACATGGGAAAGTCGACCCTTTTAAACGCTCTTGTGGGAGAGGAGAGAGCCATAGTTAGTGATATTCCCGGAACTACGAGGGATGCAATAGATACCTACGTAAAAATCGGAGATGACGAATTTGTATTTATAGATACGGCCGGTATTAGAAGAAGAGGAAAGATAAGAGATATTGAATACTACTCTTATTTGAGAGCTTTAGATGCAATTGATAGGGCCGATGTAGTTGTCCTTCTAATAGATGCAGAGGAGGGGCCAACAGAGAGGGATGCAAAGATAGCAGGAATAGCACTTGAAAAGTACAAACCTATAGTAATTGCTGTTAACAAAATTGACAAGCTTAAAACCCAATCTGATTGGGAGAGAATTCACAGGGAATTGGACCTAACCTTTGACTTTATTCCCTACGCACCAAGAGTTTTCATTTCTGCAAAGGAGAAGAAGGGATTAGAGGAGCTAATAAAGCAGATTAAAGATGTTTATTCTCAGTATACGAAGAAGGTAAGAACGGGAGAGTTCAACAGAGCTCTCCAAAAACTCATGGAGATTCACCAGCCTCCCGTTTACAAAAATAAAATTGTTAAAATTTACTACGGAACGCAGGTTAAAACGAAACCTCCAACATTTTTACTCTTCTCAAACTACCCCGAAGGAATTCCAAAGTCATTCAGGAGATTTTTAGAAAACAGGCTTAGGGATATCTTTGGTTTCAACAAAATACCCATAAGAATCGTTTTCAAAAAGAGATAGGGAGGAGAGATGAAAGTATTAGGAATTAACGGTTCTCACAGAAAGGGCTCTACGCTCCTTTTAATAGAGGAGGCTTTTAAAGAACTTGAAGGATTTGAAACAGAAATAATTTCTCTATCCGATTACGTTCTTGAATACTGCAAAATTTGTAATGCCTGTAAAAGAAACGGAGGAATTTGTATAGTTAAGGACGGTTACGAGGAAATAGCTCAAAAGATGAAGGAAGCGGACGCAATAATTGTTGGCTCTCCTGTTTACTTTGGCTCCGTAACTGGAATGCTCAAAACCCTCTTTGACCGCTCAAGAACTTTGAGGGTAAACTGGGATTTAAAGGACAAAGTTTGTGGAGCAATTGCAGTAGGAGCAACAAAACACGGTGGACAGGAGCATACACTTCAGGTAATTCTCTCATGGGCCTTAATTCATGGAATGATTGTTGTCTCAGACTCCGACCCTACATCACACTTTGGGTGTGCAGCAGTAGCAAAGCAGGTTGATGATGAGTTTGAGATTGATGAATGGGGCTTAAAAACAGCAAGGAGTTTGGGAAAGAGAATAAGGGAGGTTTTAGAATTAATGAAGAAATAATCTTTTCCATCCCACTACGTTCAGATAAAACAAACGCCAAGCCACGAGGCACAGCAACGCCCGCCGAGGCTTTATATCCCACTACGTTCAGATAAAACTGTCTAATTTGTAATGCAGTTGAACCTGTCGTTTTAGAAACTACTTTATATCCCACTACGTTCAGATAAAACCGTGAAAACCAGCTATAAAAGCCCCAACAACAAGCACTTTATATCCCACTACGTTCAGATAAAACCTTAGAAAGAGCAATTAGATACGGAACTTTATGGGCTTTATATCCCACTACGTTCAGATAAAACTTATCACTTATTGACACAATAGAGCTACCGGAGGCTACTTTATATCCCACTACGTTCAGATAAAACTAGTTAAAGAACTCTTCTATTTCCTCCTGTTTTGCATTCTTTATATCCCACTACGTTCAGATAAAACGAAAAAAGCTTCCGGTTTATGAAAGAAAAACAAAAACCTTTATATCCCACTACGTTCAGATAAAACAACAGATGGGCGGCCACTTTCGGAGCTCATTTAACGCTTTATATCCCACTACGTTCAGATAAAACTTGAATGAGTTGACTCAAAAAGCTTTGAATGCTTGTCTTTATATCCCACTACGTTCAGATAAAACTTTAGAACGTGCCTTGCCTTAGTGAAGGTCTCCTCTGAGCTTTATATCCCACTACGTTCAGATAAAACCTCGAAATCCATATTCTCTGAAGTCAAAGATTTGTAATTACTTTGTTAATTATACCATGTTCTGAAGAAGTACCTTTTTGCAGCAAATCGGTAGTTACAATTTTCACTTTCACGGAAAATTTAGTTCAATCAATTGTTTCTCAAGGTCTTTGTGTTATTTAATTGAAAATTCGATTCGCTGCAAATTTAAAGTTCTGCTAAGTGAAGAGAAAACTTCAAATTCTATAAATATGCAATAAATTTTCCCTTGTAAATTTCCAATGGAGGCATGAATGCTACGTTTGTTTCTTTTAACACTTGTTGCCGTAATTACACTCTTTCAACCTTCACTCGCTTCAAAATCCTACGAAATGAAACTCATGCCCCCTTTTGCTTCAGAAGTTTACGGAAACAATGGAAAAATTATTGGCTTTTACTATCAAAAACACTTTAGGCTGTACACCCCCTACGACAAAGTTCCCTTAAACCTGGTATATGCCGTAGTTACCGCTGAGGATGATAGATTCTTCAGCCACAAGGGTATAGACCCAATAGGGATTTTAAGGGCTGCAATCACAGACGTTAGTAGAGGAAAGGTTGTTCAGGGAGGAAGTACAATAACTCAACAACTTGCAAAGATGATTTTTCTCTCTCCACAGAGGACAATAGAGAGGAAGTTGAAGGAGATTGAGCTTGCAAGGAAGTTGGAAAAAAAACTAACGAAGGAAGAAATTTTAGAGCTCTACCTCAACTACGTTTACCTTTCAAACGGAGCCTACGGAGTTAGGGCAGCTGCCTGGGTTTTATTTGGAGAGGACCTCTATCAACTTACAACTGCCCAGTGTGCTCTCCTTGCTGGAATAATAAGAGGACCAGAGTACTACAATCCCTTTAAACATCCTGAGAGAGCTCTAAAAAGGAGAAACTTTATACTGAAGAAAATGTTAGAGAAAAACTACATAACAAAGGATGAGTACGAGAAAGCCATTAAGGAACCTTTAACTCCTCTCAAATCCCCAAATCTTCCAAGAACTGCCGGCTACGATTTGGACTTTGTTAAGTACGAGATTCTTAAAAAGGGAATTCTTACAAAGAGGGAGCTCTACACGGGTGGTTACAAAATATTTACATCTTTAGACCCAGAAATTGAAAACTACGCTCAGGAAATTTTGAAAAACTACAGGGACTTCTATGCGAATAAACACAAGGTTGATGACCTTCAGTGTGCAGGGTTTGCCGTTGACAGGGACGGAAGAGTTATCTTTATCGTCGGTGGAAGTAATTACTCAGAAACAAAGTTAAACAGAGCTTTCCAAGTCCAAAGGCCTATCGGTTCCACTGCAAAACCCTTTACATATCTGACAGCATTTCAAAATGGCTGGTCTCCACTGGACTTTATCTCTAACCAGCCTATAGAGAAACCTACAGACAAGTTTGACCCAAAGACGGGAGAGAGAGTCTGGTGGAGGCCTCAGAACTACGAAGGAACATTTTCCCCTTTTATGACCCTCAGAGAGGCACTAATGAACTCCGTTAATGTTGCAACACTCCATCTGGCAATGGAGTTTCCTCAAAAGGTGAGGAAAAACTTAATCAAGTTTGAATTGATAGATAAAAACTCTCCCTTTAACCTTTCATACGTTTTAGGAAGCTTCCCATCGAACTTATACAGGGTTGTAAGGGCTTTTTCAGGACTACAGAACGATGGAATATTAAAGGAACCTTACGTTGTTGAAAAGGTTGAAAACAAATTTGGAAGAGTGGTTTATCGGGGATTTCCAAAGCTAAAGAGGGCTTCAGATACCGCTTCAGTAGTAATTCTAAGGTCGATTTTAGAGGATGTAGTAAAGAGGGGAACGGCTAAAACAATATCCTACCTAACAAAGGATTTTGACGTTGCCGGAAAGACCGGGACTACAAACGACTTTAAAGATGCTTACTTTACAGGTTTTACCACATCGTTCGTAATGAGCATTTGGTTTGGAAGGGACAGCTACCAAACAATGTGGAGAGGAGCAGCAGGTGGAGTTGTTTCAGCTCCTCCATGGGGTAAAATAGCCGAGAAAATTTGTGAAAAGTACGGATGCGGTAGGTTTGAACCTCCTTACGAGGAGATAGTTAAAAACTATCCTCCACCCTCCCACTTCCCTGAGAAAGAGATGGAGGAAATTTACTACGACAACTTAATTAACCAGTTAGAAGAGGAGGAGTTAGTTGGAGAGGATAATAGCAGTTCCGATAGAAGATGAGATGAAGCAGTCCTACCTGGACTATGCAATGAGCGTAATTGTCGGGAGAGCTCTCCCCGACATCAGGGACGGTTTAAAGCCCGTTCACAGGAGAATTCTCTACTCGATGTACCAGCTTAACCTATATCCGGATAAGCCCTACAAAAAGAGTGCCCGTATAGTTGGGGAAACGTTGGGTAAGTTCCACCCCCACGGTGATACTGCCGTTTACGATGCACTGGTCAGAATGGCTCAGGACTTTTCAATGAGGTATCCCCTCATTGACGGTCAGGGAAACTTCGGCTCAATAGACGGTGACTCTGCAGCGGCAATGAGGTACTGTGTAACTGGAGATACCCTCATAACCACAGATAGGGGAATAATTCCCATATCCGAATTGGCAGAAACGGAGGAAAATTCGGAAGTAGAGATAAATGTAAAGGTTCAGTCTCTAAACGGGAAAGTAAACAGAGCAGTGAAATTCTTCAACTCCGGTAAACACCCTGTTATTAAAATCACAACGGAAGAGGGATTTGAGATAAAGGGAAGCTTTAACCACCCAATTCTTACCTTTACTGTAGAAAACAACAGACCCGTCTTCAAGTGGAAGCTCCTAAAAAGGGTATCTGAGGGAGATTACGTCATAATAAACCGAAATTTTAACAACATTAATCCCTCCCAGGACTTGGTTTCTCCAGAGGAAGCCTTTCTCCTCGGAGCTCTTACCTCTGAAGGCTACAGCTCAGAAAATAGGGTCGGATTTAACAATACGGACAAGGAGTTTGCAAAGAAAGTTGAAGAGAACATAAAAACTTTGGGCTATCGGCTATGCAGGTATGAAAGAGAGTTACCCAGTGGAAAAACGTTAGTTGAAATTCAAGTACACGAAAAACATTTCATAGAAAATCTTAAGCTGTTAGGATTTTCAGGGAAAAGTGGAGAAAAGGGCATCCCTCCAGCCATTTTAATGTCCGGAAAGAAAGTACAGAGACTCTTTCTGCAAGCCCTTTTTGAGGGTGACGGCAGCGTTTACGAAACTAACAGGTCTGTTGTTATCTCCTACTCCTCAAAGAGCCTAAGGCTTATAAAGGAACTTCAAATCCTTCTCCTACACTTTGGAATAGTTTCCAAAATTCACCCAGACAGAGAAAACTTCAGACTTTTAATAGGAGGAAGGGAAAACGTAAAACTATTTAAGGATTTCATAGGTTTTGCAGGGGAAAAACAGAAAAAATTGGAGGAGCTATATCAGAAATTACTAAAGGACAAAAAGGGAAGCCTCTCTAAGACAGACTTTATACCATTTATTTCCGAATACATTCGGAATAAATATAACATCTGGTGGATTAAGAAGATAAACTTTGATAGGTACGATAGGCTTCAGCAAAACCTGCCGAAGTTAAGGAAAGTCCTAAGCTACAAGGACATCTCGCTGATAGAGGAACTCCTTAAAAACAGGTACTACTTTGCAAAGGTAAAGAAGATAGAGGATGCAGGAGTAGAAACAGTTTACTCCGTTAAAGTTGACAGTCCTTGCCACTCCTTTGTTGCCAACGGATTTATAAACCACAACACCGAAGCAAGGCTTTCAAGAATTTCTATGGAGCTCCTTAAGGACATAGAAAAGGACACAGTTGACTTTAAGCCAAACTTTGACGGCTCCCTTGAAGAACCGGAAGTTCTCCCTGCAAGGTTTCCGAACTTGCTGGTAAACGGAGCCTCAGGAATTGCAGTTGGAATGGCAACAAACATTCCTCCCCACAACCTAAAGGAGGTTTGCGAGGCCGTTAAGTACTTGGTTGACCACCCAGAAGCTGTAACTGAGGAACTCCTTCAGTTTGTTAAGGGACCTGACTTTCCCACAGGTGCTGAGGTAATAAATCCCGAAGACATTCCAAAAATCTACAAGAGCGGCAGGGGAAGTGTAACGGTAAGGGCAAAACACAGGATTGAGGAGATAGGAAGGAGGACGGCAATTGTAATTACGGAGCTCCCCTATCAGGTAAACAAAGCGGACCTAATCAAGAAGATTGCAGACCTTGTCAGGGAAAAGAAGATAGACGGAATTTCGGACATAAGGGATGAATCGGACAGGGAAGGGATAAGGGTTGTTATAGAGCTGAAGAGGGAAGCTACTCCTCAGGTTGTTCTGAATAAGCTCTACAAGTTCACCCCACTCCAAACGAACTTCAACTACAACATGATTGCTCTCATCAACGGAGAACCGAAACTGTTTAACTTAAAGAAGTATCTATCTGAATTTATAAAGTTTAGAAAAGAGGTCATTCTAAGGAAAACGGCCTTTCTTCTTAAGAAGGCCGAGTCAAGGCTCCACGTATTAGAGGGATTGAAGAGGGCTCTCCAAAACATAGATAGGGTTGTTGAAATTGTTAAGGGTGCAGAGAGCCCCCAGTTGGCACAGGAGGAACTCTCTAAGGAATTTGGTTTAACGGAGACTCAAACTAAAGCAATCCTTGACATGAAACTCCAGAGAATTACAGGACTTGAGAGGGAAAAGTTAGAGGAGGAGTATAACAAACTCAAAAAGGAAGCCGAGTACTACAGGTTTGTTTTGGAGAACGAAGAGGAGCAGAAGAGGCTGATAAAGGAAGAGATGGACGAATTAATTTCAACCTATGCCGACGAGAGAAAAACACTGATAATTTCAAAGGAAGCAGAGATAGACGTTGAATCAATGATTGAGGAAGAAGAGGTTTTAATCTTCCTCACTCACAAGGGATTTGTCGCAAGGGTTTCTGCTACATCCTACAGAACTCAGGGAAGGAGCGGAACTGGAGTTCGGGGAATAAGAACGAGGGAAGGAGATTTCGTTAAGGACGTTATAACTGCCTCCTCAAAGGACTACCTACTCATATTCACAAATCAGGGAAAGGTCTACTGGCTCAAGGCTTACGAAATTCCAAAGATGGAGAGGCCTTCAAGGGGACATTCGATTAGAAACTTTCTCCCTGGAATGTCAGGAAATGAAATTGTTTCAAGAATAATTCCTGTAAGTGACTTTTCCGTTAAAAGGGACATCTTCTTCGTTACTCAGAAGGGATACGTGAAGAGGACTCCCCTTTCTGAGTTTTCAAACCCCCGTTCAACGGGAATAAATGCCATTAATTTGGAACCTGGAGACAGATTAATCTTTGTAGGTCTGGTAAGCGAAAAGGACAATGCCATTTTGGTTTCAAGAAATGGAAAAGCCATAAGGTTTCCCGTTCAGGACGTTCGCCAGATGGGGAGGGGAGCAAGAGGAGTTAGGGGAATGCTTTTAGATGAAAACGATGTCGTTGTTTCTGCAACAATAGTTGAGCCGGACGATAGATACCTACTAATTGTTACTGAAAAGGGATACGGAAAACGGGTTAAGATTGACGAGTTCCCTCTCCAGAGAAGGGGAGGAAAGGGACTCATTGCTTCAAAGCTCTCCGAAAGGACGGGTAAGCTCGCCTATGCCGTTACGTTAAAGGATGGAGAACCTGTAATTTTAGTTTCCAAGAAAGGGAAAATTATTAGGGTTAAGAGCGAGGATATTCCCGTTTACGGAAGGCACACAAGGGGAGTCAGAATACAAAGGCTTTCAGAGGGTGATTCTGTAGTTTCCGTGTCCGTTGTTACATCTGAGGATGGAGGAGAGGATGATTGATGTAAAGCGATTAAGAAGGGAGCCTGAGAGGATAAAGGAACTTCTATCAAGGAGGGACAAAGCTTACGCTGAGTTGGTTGATGAGCTGTTAGCCGTTGACGGTGAAAGGAGAGCTCTCATAAGTGAGGTTGAGAAGTTAAAGTCTGAGAGGAACAGACTATCTAAGGAGATTGGAAAGCTATTCAAGGAAGGAAGAAAGGAAGATGCTTTAAATCTCAAATCAAAAGTTGAGGAGATTTCAGATAGAATCGTTCAGTTGGAGAGGGAACTTTCTCAAATAGAGGAGAAGTTTAACAGTCTGATTTTGTCAATTCCCAACCCTCCACACCCTTCAGTTCCCGTTGGTGAGGATGAAAACGACAACGTTGTTGTTAGATACTGGGGGGAAAAGCCAGAGTTTGATTTTGAGCCAGTTCCCCACTGGGACATAGCCAAAAATCTTGACATACTTGACTTTGAAAGGGCAACAAAGTTGGCAGGTTCAAGGTTCGTCATATACAAAAAGTGGGGAGCTAAGTTAGAGAGGGCCCTAATCAACTTTATGCTTGACCTTCATACTCAGGAGCACGGCTACGAAGAGGTAATTCCCCCCTTCTTGGTAAACACAAAAACGATGACAGGTACGGGACAGCTACCAAAGTTTAAGAACGACCTGTACAAAGTAGAAAACGACGACCTTTGGCTCATTCCAACTGCAGAGGTTCCGCTAACAAACATCCACTCTGGTGAAATACTAAGTGAGAAGGAGCTTCCAAAGTACTACACAGCTTATACTCCCTGTTTTAGAAGGGAGGCAGGAGCCCATGGAAGGGACGTTAGGGGAATAATGAGGCTTCACCAATTTAACAAGGTTGAACTTGTGAAAATTGTTCACCCGGATACCTCCTACGAAGAGCTTGAGAGGCTTGTAAGGGAGGCAGAGAGGGTTTTACAGCTTTTAAACCTCCACTACAGGGTTGTGGAGCTCTGTACCGGAGATTTAGGATTTTCGGCTGCAAAGACGTACGATATTGAAGTCTGGATTCCTTCTCAGGAGAGGTACAGGGAGATTTCCTCCTGTTCGAACTGTGAGGATTTTCAGGCACGAAGAGCCAAAATTAGGTTCAGGGATAAGGAAGGAAAAACAAGGTTGGTCCATACGCTCAACGGTTCCGGTTTGGCCGTTGGAAGGACAGTTATAGCTATTTTAGAGCAGTACCAGCAGAAGGACGGCTCTGTAGTTGTTCCCGAAGTTTTAAGGGACTACATGAAATTGAACGTTATAACTCCTTAAGGGGCTTTTAAGCCCCAATTACTGTCTCACCTGATAAACAACCGAAGTAGGAAAGTTATCCCAGACAAGTTTAAATAAGTTTTTATTATAGTTTCTCAGTATGTACATTTGATTAAACATACTTCTGTAAACTTGCTCGTCCTCTAAGAATACCATCTTTTCTTTCCTATCGCTTATAAATTCAACAAT
Coding sequences:
- the der gene encoding ribosome biogenesis GTPase Der, whose product is MKRLPVVAIVGRPNVGKSSLFNRLLGKKVAIIDDTAGVTRDRVVQEADIDGYRVLLVDTGGVDTTGKSHEFAKETTEQAKRAMEEADVIVFVVDGKEGVTPLDEEVARILRKWEKPVIVAVNKVDEPYMEDVIYEFYKLGFDELIPVSAIHKIGIPTLKEKIVEKLPEELKEKAREEFLKAERREKAEKLISGEATEELRELSESLERGEEYTLEEEEKEPIKVAIVGRPNMGKSTLLNALVGEERAIVSDIPGTTRDAIDTYVKIGDDEFVFIDTAGIRRRGKIRDIEYYSYLRALDAIDRADVVVLLIDAEEGPTERDAKIAGIALEKYKPIVIAVNKIDKLKTQSDWERIHRELDLTFDFIPYAPRVFISAKEKKGLEELIKQIKDVYSQYTKKVRTGEFNRALQKLMEIHQPPVYKNKIVKIYYGTQVKTKPPTFLLFSNYPEGIPKSFRRFLENRLRDIFGFNKIPIRIVFKKR
- a CDS encoding flavodoxin family protein — protein: MKVLGINGSHRKGSTLLLIEEAFKELEGFETEIISLSDYVLEYCKICNACKRNGGICIVKDGYEEIAQKMKEADAIIVGSPVYFGSVTGMLKTLFDRSRTLRVNWDLKDKVCGAIAVGATKHGGQEHTLQVILSWALIHGMIVVSDSDPTSHFGCAAVAKQVDDEFEIDEWGLKTARSLGKRIREVLELMKK
- a CDS encoding DNA gyrase subunit A is translated as MKQSYLDYAMSVIVGRALPDIRDGLKPVHRRILYSMYQLNLYPDKPYKKSARIVGETLGKFHPHGDTAVYDALVRMAQDFSMRYPLIDGQGNFGSIDGDSAAAMRYCVTGDTLITTDRGIIPISELAETEENSEVEINVKVQSLNGKVNRAVKFFNSGKHPVIKITTEEGFEIKGSFNHPILTFTVENNRPVFKWKLLKRVSEGDYVIINRNFNNINPSQDLVSPEEAFLLGALTSEGYSSENRVGFNNTDKEFAKKVEENIKTLGYRLCRYERELPSGKTLVEIQVHEKHFIENLKLLGFSGKSGEKGIPPAILMSGKKVQRLFLQALFEGDGSVYETNRSVVISYSSKSLRLIKELQILLLHFGIVSKIHPDRENFRLLIGGRENVKLFKDFIGFAGEKQKKLEELYQKLLKDKKGSLSKTDFIPFISEYIRNKYNIWWIKKINFDRYDRLQQNLPKLRKVLSYKDISLIEELLKNRYYFAKVKKIEDAGVETVYSVKVDSPCHSFVANGFINHNTEARLSRISMELLKDIEKDTVDFKPNFDGSLEEPEVLPARFPNLLVNGASGIAVGMATNIPPHNLKEVCEAVKYLVDHPEAVTEELLQFVKGPDFPTGAEVINPEDIPKIYKSGRGSVTVRAKHRIEEIGRRTAIVITELPYQVNKADLIKKIADLVREKKIDGISDIRDESDREGIRVVIELKREATPQVVLNKLYKFTPLQTNFNYNMIALINGEPKLFNLKKYLSEFIKFRKEVILRKTAFLLKKAESRLHVLEGLKRALQNIDRVVEIVKGAESPQLAQEELSKEFGLTETQTKAILDMKLQRITGLEREKLEEEYNKLKKEAEYYRFVLENEEEQKRLIKEEMDELISTYADERKTLIISKEAEIDVESMIEEEEVLIFLTHKGFVARVSATSYRTQGRSGTGVRGIRTREGDFVKDVITASSKDYLLIFTNQGKVYWLKAYEIPKMERPSRGHSIRNFLPGMSGNEIVSRIIPVSDFSVKRDIFFVTQKGYVKRTPLSEFSNPRSTGINAINLEPGDRLIFVGLVSEKDNAILVSRNGKAIRFPVQDVRQMGRGARGVRGMLLDENDVVVSATIVEPDDRYLLIVTEKGYGKRVKIDEFPLQRRGGKGLIASKLSERTGKLAYAVTLKDGEPVILVSKKGKIIRVKSEDIPVYGRHTRGVRIQRLSEGDSVVSVSVVTSEDGGEDD
- a CDS encoding transglycosylase domain-containing protein — encoded protein: MLRLFLLTLVAVITLFQPSLASKSYEMKLMPPFASEVYGNNGKIIGFYYQKHFRLYTPYDKVPLNLVYAVVTAEDDRFFSHKGIDPIGILRAAITDVSRGKVVQGGSTITQQLAKMIFLSPQRTIERKLKEIELARKLEKKLTKEEILELYLNYVYLSNGAYGVRAAAWVLFGEDLYQLTTAQCALLAGIIRGPEYYNPFKHPERALKRRNFILKKMLEKNYITKDEYEKAIKEPLTPLKSPNLPRTAGYDLDFVKYEILKKGILTKRELYTGGYKIFTSLDPEIENYAQEILKNYRDFYANKHKVDDLQCAGFAVDRDGRVIFIVGGSNYSETKLNRAFQVQRPIGSTAKPFTYLTAFQNGWSPLDFISNQPIEKPTDKFDPKTGERVWWRPQNYEGTFSPFMTLREALMNSVNVATLHLAMEFPQKVRKNLIKFELIDKNSPFNLSYVLGSFPSNLYRVVRAFSGLQNDGILKEPYVVEKVENKFGRVVYRGFPKLKRASDTASVVILRSILEDVVKRGTAKTISYLTKDFDVAGKTGTTNDFKDAYFTGFTTSFVMSIWFGRDSYQTMWRGAAGGVVSAPPWGKIAEKICEKYGCGRFEPPYEEIVKNYPPPSHFPEKEMEEIYYDNLINQLEEEELVGEDNSSSDRR
- the serS gene encoding serine--tRNA ligase; the protein is MIDVKRLRREPERIKELLSRRDKAYAELVDELLAVDGERRALISEVEKLKSERNRLSKEIGKLFKEGRKEDALNLKSKVEEISDRIVQLERELSQIEEKFNSLILSIPNPPHPSVPVGEDENDNVVVRYWGEKPEFDFEPVPHWDIAKNLDILDFERATKLAGSRFVIYKKWGAKLERALINFMLDLHTQEHGYEEVIPPFLVNTKTMTGTGQLPKFKNDLYKVENDDLWLIPTAEVPLTNIHSGEILSEKELPKYYTAYTPCFRREAGAHGRDVRGIMRLHQFNKVELVKIVHPDTSYEELERLVREAERVLQLLNLHYRVVELCTGDLGFSAAKTYDIEVWIPSQERYREISSCSNCEDFQARRAKIRFRDKEGKTRLVHTLNGSGLAVGRTVIAILEQYQQKDGSVVVPEVLRDYMKLNVITP